A genomic segment from Thermostichus lividus PCC 6715 encodes:
- a CDS encoding rhodanese-like domain-containing protein has product MLGQISVKELAQRLASEAQVLQLVDVREPSEWAIAHLPHFRLLPLSQFAEWSPQICQILDPAKETLVLCHHGVRSAQMGHWLVQQGFCNVKNIVGGIDAYATAVDPTLPRY; this is encoded by the coding sequence ATGCTGGGGCAAATTAGCGTGAAGGAGCTGGCGCAGCGGCTGGCTAGTGAGGCGCAGGTGCTGCAACTTGTCGATGTTCGTGAACCCTCAGAGTGGGCGATCGCCCACCTCCCTCACTTTAGGTTGTTACCCCTGAGCCAGTTTGCCGAGTGGTCACCCCAAATTTGCCAGATTCTTGATCCGGCCAAAGAAACCCTAGTGCTGTGTCACCATGGGGTACGCTCCGCCCAAATGGGTCACTGGCTTGTGCAGCAGGGCTTTTGCAATGTCAAGAACATTGTCGGTGGCATTGATGCCTACGCTACTGCGGTTGATCCCACCCTACCCCGCTATTAA
- the gyrB gene encoding DNA topoisomerase (ATP-hydrolyzing) subunit B — protein MTAEYSSAQLRVLKGLEPVRTRPGMYIGSTGPKGLHHLVYEVVDNAVDEALAGYCSLILVQINADGSVTVTDNGRGIPTDTHPDTGVSGVETVMTVLHAGGKFGDGGYKVSGGLHGVGVSVVNALSEWLEVTVWRGGAMHRQRYERGVPITALEKTPDTTQRRGTSVTFFPDRQIFTETIDFDAKVLMTRLRELAYLNAGIQIEFQDLRPTPPLRETYCYEGGIREYVRYMVQEKDPLHPEIIYVQGEKNDVQVEAALQWCADAYSENLLGFANNIRTVDGGTHMEGLKAVLTRTLNTFGRKRNKLKENDANLAGENIREGLTAIISVKVPNPEFEGQTKTKLGNTEVRGIVDSIVGEALTEYLDFHPSVTDTILEKAIQAFNAAEAARRAREMVRRKSVLESSTLPGKLADCSSRDASESEIFIVEGDSAGGSAKQGRDRRFQAILPLRGKILNIEKTDDAKIYKNNEVQALITALGLGVKGEEFDPDKLRYHKVILMTDADVDGSHIRTLLLTFFYRYQQELINRGFVYIACPPLYKVERGRQHFYCYSDRELQQQLATFPENANYTIQRFKGLGEMMPAQLWETTMNPQTRILKLVEIEDAAEADRIFTILMGDRVAPRREFIETYGPQLALESLDI, from the coding sequence ATGACCGCCGAGTATTCTTCTGCCCAGTTACGGGTGCTCAAAGGCCTTGAACCAGTGCGAACCCGTCCGGGAATGTACATCGGTAGTACAGGCCCCAAAGGACTCCATCACTTGGTATATGAAGTGGTGGACAACGCTGTTGATGAGGCCTTAGCAGGATACTGCTCCCTTATTTTAGTGCAGATTAATGCGGATGGCTCGGTCACCGTCACCGATAATGGCCGTGGGATTCCCACCGATACCCATCCAGATACCGGCGTGTCTGGGGTGGAAACGGTGATGACGGTTCTCCATGCGGGTGGGAAATTTGGGGATGGCGGCTACAAGGTCTCCGGTGGGTTGCACGGTGTTGGGGTCTCTGTCGTCAATGCCCTCTCGGAATGGCTGGAAGTCACGGTGTGGCGGGGTGGCGCCATGCACCGTCAACGCTACGAGCGGGGGGTGCCCATCACTGCCCTTGAGAAAACACCGGATACCACCCAGCGCCGAGGCACATCCGTCACCTTCTTTCCCGATCGGCAAATTTTTACTGAAACCATCGACTTTGATGCCAAAGTCCTGATGACTCGCCTGCGGGAATTGGCCTATCTCAATGCTGGTATTCAGATTGAGTTTCAGGATTTACGCCCCACCCCTCCTCTGCGGGAAACCTATTGCTACGAAGGCGGCATTCGCGAATACGTTCGCTATATGGTGCAGGAAAAAGACCCCCTGCACCCAGAAATTATTTACGTCCAAGGGGAAAAAAATGATGTGCAGGTAGAGGCAGCGCTGCAATGGTGTGCCGATGCCTACAGCGAGAACTTGCTGGGATTTGCCAACAACATTCGTACTGTGGATGGGGGCACCCACATGGAGGGGTTGAAGGCCGTCCTCACCCGCACCCTCAATACCTTTGGCCGCAAGCGGAATAAACTCAAGGAAAATGACGCCAATTTAGCGGGGGAAAATATCCGTGAAGGCTTAACCGCCATTATCTCGGTGAAAGTTCCCAACCCCGAATTTGAAGGGCAAACTAAAACCAAACTGGGCAATACCGAGGTACGGGGGATTGTGGACTCCATTGTGGGGGAAGCCCTCACCGAGTACCTTGATTTTCACCCCAGTGTGACGGATACCATCCTCGAAAAAGCCATTCAGGCCTTTAATGCCGCAGAAGCCGCCCGGCGAGCGCGGGAAATGGTGCGACGCAAGTCGGTGTTGGAGTCGTCAACCCTGCCCGGTAAGCTGGCAGACTGTAGCTCCCGAGATGCATCGGAATCGGAGATTTTCATTGTGGAGGGCGACTCTGCGGGAGGCAGCGCCAAGCAAGGGCGCGATCGCCGCTTTCAAGCGATTCTACCGCTACGGGGCAAGATCCTGAATATCGAAAAAACCGATGATGCCAAAATTTACAAGAACAACGAAGTGCAAGCCTTAATTACCGCCTTAGGCTTAGGGGTCAAGGGGGAGGAATTTGATCCAGATAAGCTGCGCTACCACAAGGTGATCTTGATGACCGATGCGGATGTGGATGGCTCCCATATTCGTACCCTCCTGCTGACATTTTTCTACCGCTATCAACAAGAACTCATTAACCGTGGGTTTGTGTATATTGCCTGCCCTCCTCTCTATAAGGTGGAGCGGGGGCGACAGCATTTTTACTGCTATAGCGATCGCGAACTGCAACAGCAACTGGCTACGTTTCCGGAGAATGCCAACTACACCATCCAACGCTTTAAGGGACTAGGGGAAATGATGCCTGCGCAGCTATGGGAAACCACCATGAACCCGCAAACCCGGATCCTGAAGCTGGTGGAAATTGAGGATGCGGCTGAAGCCGACCGCATTTTTACAATTCTCATGGGCGATCGCGTCGCACCCCGGCGCGAATTTATTGAGACCTATGGCCCACAGTTGGCCTTGGAGAGTCTAGATATTTAA
- the gap gene encoding type I glyceraldehyde-3-phosphate dehydrogenase — MTLKVGINGFGRIGRLVLRAGLACNTIEFVGINDLVPADNLAYLFKYDSTHGIYGGSVKATGDGIEIDGRFIPCTAIRNPAELPWGKVGADYIVESTGLFTGFEGATQHLQAGAKRVVISAPTKDADKVKTIVVGVNHDTFDPAVDVVVSNASCTTNCLAPVAKVLHEQFGVAEGLMTTVHSVTATQPTVDGPSKKDWRGGRGAGQNIIPASTGAAKAVTLVLPQLKGKLTGMAFRVPTPDVSVVDLTFKTETATSYAEICAAMKAAAAGELNGILGYTEEAVVSSDFIGDGRSSIFDATAGIELNSNFFKVVAWYDNEWGYSNRVVDLMKVMATKEGLL; from the coding sequence ATGACTCTAAAAGTTGGCATTAATGGCTTTGGCCGCATTGGTCGCCTAGTTCTACGGGCTGGCTTAGCCTGTAACACTATCGAATTTGTCGGCATTAACGATCTCGTTCCTGCGGATAACCTTGCTTACCTGTTTAAGTACGATTCCACCCACGGTATCTATGGCGGCAGTGTCAAGGCAACGGGCGATGGCATTGAGATTGATGGCCGCTTTATTCCCTGCACGGCTATACGCAACCCCGCCGAATTGCCTTGGGGAAAAGTGGGAGCAGATTATATTGTGGAGTCAACTGGACTGTTTACGGGGTTTGAGGGGGCGACTCAGCACCTACAGGCAGGGGCAAAGCGCGTCGTCATTTCGGCTCCGACGAAGGATGCGGATAAGGTAAAAACCATTGTGGTGGGTGTGAACCACGATACCTTTGATCCGGCGGTGGATGTTGTGGTCTCCAATGCCAGTTGCACAACGAATTGTCTGGCGCCAGTGGCTAAGGTGCTCCACGAGCAGTTTGGCGTGGCGGAAGGGTTAATGACCACCGTCCACTCGGTAACTGCCACCCAGCCTACTGTGGATGGCCCCAGTAAGAAAGACTGGCGCGGTGGGCGCGGTGCTGGCCAAAATATTATTCCTGCCTCCACCGGAGCGGCCAAGGCGGTGACATTGGTGCTCCCGCAACTGAAGGGTAAGCTAACGGGGATGGCCTTTCGGGTGCCTACTCCCGATGTGTCTGTGGTGGATCTGACCTTCAAAACAGAGACAGCAACCAGTTATGCCGAGATCTGTGCTGCGATGAAGGCTGCCGCCGCAGGGGAACTCAATGGCATTCTGGGCTATACCGAGGAGGCGGTTGTCTCCAGCGACTTTATTGGGGATGGCCGCTCCAGTATTTTTGATGCCACCGCTGGCATTGAGCTAAACAGCAACTTTTTCAAGGTGGTGGCATGGTATGACAACGAGTGGGGCTACTCGAATCGCGTGGTGGACTTAATGAAGGTTATGGCCACGAAAGAGGGCTTGCTCTAG
- a CDS encoding lysophospholipid acyltransferase family protein yields MPRDREPFISLVLYHLFKWSVVSPVLHTYFRGRIYGAHHVPQRGPLVVVANHASYFDPPLISNCVRRPVAWMAKEELFRVPILRTLIRWYGAYPVKRGASDRRALQAALHALDQGWVVGVFLEGTRTADGRIYDPKLGAALIAAKAQAPLLPVCLWGTQEILAKGRFPRPVPITVRIGEPIAPPLSGDRHHLEATTQDCCRCINALHAQGR; encoded by the coding sequence GTGCCCCGCGATCGCGAACCCTTCATTAGTCTGGTGTTGTACCATCTGTTCAAGTGGTCAGTGGTCAGCCCCGTGCTGCACACCTACTTTCGCGGGCGCATCTATGGCGCGCACCACGTTCCCCAGCGGGGGCCGTTGGTGGTGGTGGCCAATCATGCCAGCTACTTTGACCCTCCCCTGATTTCCAACTGTGTCCGGCGACCCGTGGCGTGGATGGCGAAGGAAGAACTCTTTCGCGTGCCTATTTTGCGCACCCTGATTCGGTGGTATGGTGCCTATCCCGTCAAGCGGGGCGCCAGCGATCGCCGTGCCCTGCAAGCGGCTTTGCACGCCCTCGATCAAGGCTGGGTCGTAGGCGTCTTTCTCGAAGGCACCCGCACTGCGGACGGTCGCATCTACGATCCCAAGCTGGGGGCGGCGCTTATTGCAGCTAAAGCCCAAGCCCCCCTGCTGCCAGTATGCCTGTGGGGAACTCAGGAGATCCTTGCCAAGGGGCGATTTCCCAGACCCGTGCCAATTACTGTCCGCATTGGTGAGCCGATTGCCCCTCCCTTAAGTGGCGATCGCCATCACCTAGAAGCCACTACCCAAGACTGCTGCCGCTGCATTAACGCGCTGCACGCCCAAGGCCGCTAG
- the fabD gene encoding ACP S-malonyltransferase → MTKTAWLFPGQGSQHSGMMADLLEAYPPTQERCDLAASILGWSVLDCCAGTTGNLDQTLYTQPSLFVVESLLVDALKDRGATADVVAGHSLGEYVALYAADVFDFVTGLKLVQKRAELMNAAGGGKMVALIGFDRDALLAAIATTPDVVLANDNHPGQVVISGTPAAVDTLLTQVKVKRAVPLNVSGAFHSPFMAEAAAEFASVLGNCTFHDAVMPVLNNVEPHPTTEASVIKERLRQQMTGSVRWVETCHALATAGVTQALEVGPGAVLAGLVKRTTPDINVTGVCSIATLPA, encoded by the coding sequence ATGACAAAAACAGCATGGTTGTTTCCCGGCCAAGGCTCGCAGCACAGCGGTATGATGGCGGATTTACTGGAGGCCTATCCCCCCACTCAGGAACGCTGTGATCTAGCAGCATCGATCCTAGGCTGGTCGGTGCTCGACTGCTGTGCCGGAACCACGGGTAATTTAGATCAAACCCTTTATACGCAGCCAAGTCTGTTTGTGGTGGAGAGTCTGTTGGTGGATGCCCTCAAAGATCGTGGCGCAACAGCAGACGTTGTGGCAGGCCATAGCTTAGGGGAGTACGTGGCGCTGTATGCTGCCGATGTCTTTGACTTTGTGACGGGTCTGAAGCTGGTGCAAAAACGCGCTGAACTGATGAATGCTGCCGGGGGCGGCAAAATGGTGGCGCTCATTGGCTTTGATCGCGATGCGCTGTTGGCGGCGATCGCCACCACCCCTGATGTCGTGCTGGCCAACGATAATCATCCCGGGCAAGTGGTGATCTCAGGCACCCCTGCTGCCGTCGATACCCTCCTGACCCAAGTCAAGGTGAAGCGGGCAGTGCCCCTCAATGTCAGCGGCGCCTTTCACTCCCCCTTTATGGCAGAAGCGGCGGCGGAATTTGCCAGCGTCTTAGGGAACTGTACCTTCCACGATGCAGTGATGCCGGTCTTAAACAATGTGGAGCCCCACCCCACAACCGAGGCCAGCGTTATTAAAGAGCGCCTACGCCAGCAAATGACGGGTTCCGTTCGCTGGGTAGAGACCTGCCATGCCTTGGCTACCGCAGGGGTGACCCAAGCTTTAGAAGTCGGGCCGGGAGCTGTCCTAGCAGGCTTAGTCAAGCGCACCACCCCAGACATTAATGTGACGGGGGTTTGCTCCATCGCTACCTTGCCCGCCTAG